In Eleginops maclovinus isolate JMC-PN-2008 ecotype Puerto Natales chromosome 19, JC_Emac_rtc_rv5, whole genome shotgun sequence, the sequence TTAGTTTCCACTTTCAATTACTCATATTTATGATGATAATTTGCCACATTTCCAATTCTTGAGTCACTTACCTTATGTAGTGTTGGCAAACAGTGAGCGTGGTCATAAAGAATACAGTTAAAGGATCCATAAACACCATCGTTTACATAGTACATCAGGGTCCTATCTGTGGTCCCCTCGTCTTCCTCTGTtgtgaacaaaacagaaacaagttCAGTACTGAGAAATGTTACAAATCTGCCTTCACAACATCTGTGCAGTTAATAATTAAAACCAACAGTTTGCATAACAGAATAAACTAGTTTACTAAATGAAGGCTGTTACCATCAGAGGCGGAGTCCTCGTCCATGATGACCTTCTTGGCGATGATGTTGACAACCAGTGTGTAAGCAGAAGCCACATAAAAGCGCCCTGGCTCAGAAATGATCTTAGTGCCGGTGTCAGCGGGGAAATACTTATCCAGAGCTGGGCTGATGACTGCGGTGATCtagccaagaaaaaaaaaagtttccagTGAATATAATGTAAAAAAGGATTTATCTTGTGTTAGTTCTACTGATGTTGCAGCCTAACGACCAAATCAAATTCAAGATACCTCTTCGAATTTGAGTTCAGTATCATCTGAACCAGGGAATCCACCTCCGATGTCCAGCAGGTCCATGTTGTAGCCCAGCTCAGCCTAGATAGTCACAAAATCCTGTTTAAGCTTACTTTGCTGggtaaaaaacatgaaatctttTTTAAGCATTTGTCAAAACTCACCCCAATATCGAAGACATAACGGGCATCAGCGATAGCCTGAGAGTAGGTCTCGGGGTCGGTGCATCCACTGCCAACGTGGAAGCTGACGCCAATCACATCGAGCCCCAGTTCCTTAGCTTTCTCCAGCAGACCACGACATGCTTTGAGTGTCGCACCAAACTTCACACTCAGGCGACACACCGCCTTAGAGTCATCTGTGGCAATACGCAGCACCAGCCTGGACACAGAAACAAAGTTAGAGGAATACATatttgataaagaaaatataaatgctaGTTCTGTCTTTATATTAAAAGAAGGGAAAAATCTCACTTGGCATTTTCATGACAGCGGGCCACTTTCATGAGTTCCACCTCGCTATCAAAGGTCATCATCCGAACCCCGTGGGCGGATGCGTACTTGATCTGGGAAACTTGCTTGCAGGGGTTGGCATAGATGATTCTGCTTGGATCCACTCCCAGAGACTGAACCATATGAATCTCCGTCTAGAGAGGGACAATGCCAACAGTCAGCAAAAATAAGTggcaatttaaaaacacaagctgCCAATGCCAGTCCAGCTTATCATCAAGAGAGCTGTGGATGGTAGAGAACATCTATGGGAGATTACAATACACACCTTGCTTGCACAGTCGAAGCCAGCTCCCAGGGAGGCCAGGGTCATGACTACAGCCTGACTGTCGTTGCATTTGACGGCGTAGAAGGGAGTGACGCGAGGCAGGGCCCTCACCCAGCGCAGGTGCTTCTTGAGCACATCCCCCAAGTCGCAGACGTAGAATGCATCCCTGTCATCCTGCAATAGAACAGATGaaacaataaagggaaaaaTGCTTTTcacaaaaaacctttttttaaatagaatatTACATACCTAAATAAACACATGCTAAAAGAAAAGGCATGTGAAACACAAGTATGCCAGGATGATCGTGACATGGCCCTATTCAATTGTCCCATGCCTATTTATACCCCTGTGTTTTTTTAGAATTGtgcaaaggaaatacaaatctGACATTCCAACACCAGTCACCTGAACAAGGGTGTAGGATTTCAGTTAAACTGCAGTTGCATCTTGTTCATGTTCACCACTTTACAAATGAGCCATCTGCACATCCCCGAACAAAACAGGACACTCACCGTCATGGATGACTCATTGATTTTCTGCTCGACGATATCCCGTGCAGAGAAGCCCTCCTCAAGGAAAGAGAAGTCAAACTCGGTGGCAGTTTCCATGCTCACAATAAATCCTTTTGATTAGTCACTAGGAAACTGAAAGAGGGAGCGGAGGACATGTTGAGATTACACTCAGCTTTGAGCACAAAGTGTCTTTTGTGTCTTTGATTGCATAATTCTATTTTGCCTCACTTATgggaaagatttaaaaacagtggaAGTGTGATTAACTCTCAAAGCATGGAATTTGATTGAATTACACTTTTACTGTATTATCTGATACAAGGCAGTATTCAAGTAAAGTGAGATACTTACTTGGATATGAAAGTGATGAAATTTGATTGGTGCAGTTACTCAGGTACAGAGCAGCCAAGGCGGTTCACCAGTGAAGTTAAATCCCTTCAAATAAGACTCAAGGCCAGGGCCTGCTGAGGAGCCAGTGTGTGTCTTCCAAGACTGATTATTCTGTAACAAGAGcattaaaaaagattttaaCATACATAtgtacatacacaaacatttcctgatGGGGAATTAGCCTGGAAAATATAGACGTGCTTTCTATGGACTCAACTtgagtttttttaatgactACAATTTCAATAGACATGTAATTTGTATCCCTTTCACTGGATTTTTGAAATAGTTATAGAATGATCCGTAACTTTTATGCTTTTAATTTATAACGTGGCCAAGACATACACACGCAATAACGCTCTATTTTACAACTATGTCATGACTAACAGTACTACGACACCGTCTGCACAGTAGTAATTGAAAGCAGAAGTGTTTAAACCACGCCCAGTTTCAGCTGTAATCCTATTATAAAGGGGATCCGCCTTCAACGTAAAAGAATGGCAcaaaaatggaccaatcagTGACTAACAACTGACGCCTACGCCAACATGCCGGTTCCGTTTAGAGCTCTGCATGCCATGAGGTAATTTAGCACTAAAGTTACTACTAAACGTGGTTTCACAAAGTCAACCCAGcacatgtaaaaacacattcagcGTATAGTTAAAACACCGAAACCAGTAAAAGTTCAAAATGATAGACAAATGTTGTACCGATTATATAACTAGATTAACACAAAACTAGACAACTATTCTAAGATAACGTCCGCTAAAAGGCCGCCTGTCACACTCGCCACGTTGTAATGTAAAGtaacatttacagtttaaaatcaGGAGCGATTCAATTTGGGTAAATGGTTACTTTGATAAAGCAAAAATACCAAAGCCTAAGAACACCATTTTtcattgtcctttttttaagcCGCCATAACCTTAGCCTGTTAGTTAACGTGTGCTACCGTTAGTTAAAAAGCGAATAAGCTAGCTCACATTTCACGTTGATAGACATCGAAAATCCTTCACTTACCTTAAAAAGCATTTACAAAGAGTGTGTCCATTAGACCAGAATGCTGGGATAAAAAAATGAAGCAGTGCTGAAAATGCAGCCTCTGTCAGGACTGAAACTAGAGTGGAAGCCGGTAAACGGTCCACGCAGTATTTATAGAGAGCTGGTTACTACAGCAACGCAGCCAGCTAAAACCGGCCCCCCATCCACGTATGAACCGGTTTAGGCTCGTCACCTCATCCACATGGTGGGGAAGAAAGACAGACCGGTCCGCTATACAACTGCGTACACgggcagcattttttttttttttacatttaaagtgaatttcatgcatctggtgcactttg encodes:
- the odc1 gene encoding ornithine decarboxylase; translated protein: METATEFDFSFLEEGFSARDIVEQKINESSMTDDRDAFYVCDLGDVLKKHLRWVRALPRVTPFYAVKCNDSQAVVMTLASLGAGFDCASKTEIHMVQSLGVDPSRIIYANPCKQVSQIKYASAHGVRMMTFDSEVELMKVARCHENAKLVLRIATDDSKAVCRLSVKFGATLKACRGLLEKAKELGLDVIGVSFHVGSGCTDPETYSQAIADARYVFDIGAELGYNMDLLDIGGGFPGSDDTELKFEEITAVISPALDKYFPADTGTKIISEPGRFYVASAYTLVVNIIAKKVIMDEDSASDEEDEGTTDRTLMYYVNDGVYGSFNCILYDHAHCLPTLHKKPKPDEVRYPCSIWGPTCDGLDRIVEQCFLPDLQVGDWLVFDNMGAYTVAAASTFNGFQRPDIHYVMSRTAWQHVQQICSQGMPAPAEESSLLEVPACCGRESSLEMPTKPCQAPVV